The DNA window ATGACTGCCAAAGTTGTAGAAGTTGATCACGAAAAGCAAAAGATTAAGGCGACCGTTGAAATGTTCGGCCGTGAAACTGCTGCTGAATTAGGCTTTGATCAGATCGATACATTTTAGTTAGTTTAATATTTTGAAAATTGTTGAAATAGGTTTAGAATTGTGGTATGTTTTCTAAGTATGCTATTAACATACTGTGGGAGAGGTAAAACTTACTGCCTCATCATGACCACAACACGGACTAAGGAGGTTTTGTCTCGTGGCAAAGAAAGTAGCTAACATTGTCAAGTTGCAAATTCCTGCCGGTGCCGCTACACCAGCTCCACCAGTAGGTCCTGCACTTGGACAAGCAGGTATTAACATTATGGGCTTCACTAAGGAATTCAACGCACGGACTGCAGACCAAAAGGGTATGTTGATCCCAGTTGTAATTACTGTATATGAGGACCGTTCATTCGACTTCATTACTAAGACGCCACCTGCTGCTGTCTTACTAAAGAAGGCCGCTGGTGTTGAACATGGTTCCGGTGAACCTAACACAAACAAGGTTGCTTCAGTAACGAAGGACCAAGTTAAGGAAATCGCTGAAACTAAGATGCAAGATCTAAACGCAGCTGACGTAGAAGCAGCTATGCGCATGATTGAAGGTACTGCTCGTAGCATGGGCTTCACTGTTGAAGACTAATTACTAGCAGTCGGGATGCGCTATGAAAATAGTGCACCCACGTGGGAGGTATAACTCCGTTAGACCACATTTGCAAGGAGGAAAACACAAGATGGCTAAAAAACGTGGTAAGAAGTACCAAGATGCGCTCAAGAAAGTTGATAGCAAGAAAGAATACGCTGTTAAAGACGCTGTCCAATTAGTAAAAGATATTGCCTACGCTAACTTCGACTCTACTATCGAAGTAGCATTTAACTTAAACGTTGATACAAAGCAAGCTGACCAACAATTACGTGGTGCTGTTGTTTTACCAAACGGTACTGGTAAGGATCAAACAGTTATTGTTTTCGCTAATGGTGAAAATGCTAAGGCTGCTCAGAAAGCTGGTGCTGACTTTGTTGGCGACGATGATTTAGTAGAAAAGATTCAAGACGGTTGGCTTGACTTTGATGTTGCAATCGCAACACCAGACATGATGCCTAAGGTAGGTCGTTTAGGACGTGTCCTTGGACCTAAGGGCTTAATGCCAAACCCTAAGACTGGTACTGTTACAATGGACGTAGCTAAGGCTGTTTCTGATGCCAAAGCTGGTCAAGTAACTTACCGGACTGACCGTGATGGTAACGTTGCTGTACCATTCGGTAAAGTTTCATTTGATACTGACAAGTTAGTTGAAAACTTGGCTACTTTAGAAGATATTGTGGCTAAGGCTCGTCCAGCTTCAGTACGTGGAACATACATCAAGCACGCTTCCATTTCTTCAACATTTGGACCAAGTGTTACGCTTGATTTAACTACATTTTAATTTGAATTAATTAAAATTAACGAGACTTTGAGACTTTTTTGCTCAAAGTCTTTTTTTATCTTAATTTTTACTTCACAATAGGGATTCCTTGTGCTATATTATTAACCAATGATAAAATGATTAAAAAACAATTAGATTTTATCGTTTAAGTTTAAAACTAACTAAGGAGTGACGACAATGACACAATTTAAATATTCAAAGCGTGTTCCAGCGGATGGTACGGATGCGGTTGGTGCAATTTTACAAGCAGCAGCGGATCCTAAGATTATTTCATTTGCTGGGGGATTGCCGGCACCCGAATTGTTTCCTGTTAAAGAAATGAAAGCAGCTGTTGATAAGGTTTTTGAAGAACACGGTCAAGAAGCGATGCAGTACGGAGCTGCGAAGGGAGTCACAGCTTTACGTGAGGTTATCCAACAACATGTAAAGGAAAAAGAAAATGTGGATTCCGA is part of the Limosilactobacillus reuteri genome and encodes:
- the rplK gene encoding 50S ribosomal protein L11, coding for MAKKVANIVKLQIPAGAATPAPPVGPALGQAGINIMGFTKEFNARTADQKGMLIPVVITVYEDRSFDFITKTPPAAVLLKKAAGVEHGSGEPNTNKVASVTKDQVKEIAETKMQDLNAADVEAAMRMIEGTARSMGFTVED
- the rplA gene encoding 50S ribosomal protein L1, whose amino-acid sequence is MAKKRGKKYQDALKKVDSKKEYAVKDAVQLVKDIAYANFDSTIEVAFNLNVDTKQADQQLRGAVVLPNGTGKDQTVIVFANGENAKAAQKAGADFVGDDDLVEKIQDGWLDFDVAIATPDMMPKVGRLGRVLGPKGLMPNPKTGTVTMDVAKAVSDAKAGQVTYRTDRDGNVAVPFGKVSFDTDKLVENLATLEDIVAKARPASVRGTYIKHASISSTFGPSVTLDLTTF